GTGTCGCTGTCGGCACAGCCCGTGCAGCGGGCGCGGAAGGATCGAGAGCGCGCTGAGCTCGGTCCGGCCGCGATACACGGCACGGTGCCGGTCCTGCAACAGCGGCCGCGATTGCCTCGGACTTTGTCCGTCAGTCGGTTTGATCAGGGCAGAGCCGGATTCGGCACTTGTCGTGCTCAATTTTTCGCACGCCCCCAGATAAGGAGCGTCCGGTGGTACGAAAGAAACCCGGGGAAGACATCGACGAGCGTTCCCTGACGGTCACAGACCCGAAACGGGCCGCGGCCGGTATCCAGGGTGTGCTGACTTCGTTGCAGCGTAGCGTGCAACAGATGGGCGTGGCCCGGTCGGCGAAAGCACTGCCGCTGCTCAACCAGAGCGCAGGTTTCGACTGCCCCGGTTGTGCTTGGCCGGATCCTCGTGCGGCCGACGGGGACAAGCGTAAGATGGCCGAGTTCTGTGAGAACGGTGCCAAAGCCGTCGCCGAGGAAGCCACCACGCGCACGATTGGTCCGGAGTTCTTCGCAGAGCACCCGGTTTCCGAGCTTGCGCAGCGGACCGACTATTGGTTGGGCCAACAGGGCAGAATCACGCATCCGATGATCCTGCGGGAAGGCGAAGACCACTATCAGGCGATCAGTTGGGACGAGGCGTTCGAAGTCGTCGCCGATGAGCTGAACCGGCTGGACAGTCCGGAAGAGGCGGCTTTCTACACCTCGGGACGCACCAGCAACGAGGCCGCGTTCCTCTACCAGTTGATGGTTCGGTCCTTCGGTACGAACAATCTTCCGGACTGCTCGAACATGTGCCACGAATCCTCGGGCGCAGCGCTGAACGAAACGATCGGCATCGGTAAGGGATCGGTGTCGTTGACCGATATCGAGCACGCCGACCTGGTGCTGGTGGTGGGGCAAAATCCCGGTACCAACCATCCCCGCATGCTGTCGTCGCTGGAAAAGGTCAAACGACGAAGCGGCCGAGTTGTGGCGGTCAACCCGCTACCGGAAACCGGGCTGATGGAGTTCAAGAACCCCCAGAACCTGCGTGGTCTGGTCGGTGACGGCACCTCGTTGGCCGACGAGTTCGCCCAGATACGTGTCGGAGGCGACTTGGCACTGTTCAAAGCTCTGGCAGCGCTGATCCTGCAGGCCGAGGAGACAGCACCGGGCACAGTGCTCGATCACGACTTCCTCCGGCGATACACACACGGCTTCACCGAGTTCGCCCGGCAAGCCAGGCACATCGACTGGGATGATGTCGAGGACTCCACCGGGTTGCCCCGGGCACAGGTCGAGCGGATCGCGACGATGCTCGTGAACTCCGAACGCACTGTCGTGTGCTGGGCAATGGGACTGACTCAGCACAAACAGGCCGTTCCGACGATCCGCGAGGTCGTCAACGTCCTGCTGCTACGCGGCATGATCGGCAAGTCCGGAGCAGGCGTCTGCCCCGTGCGCGGGCACTCCAATGTCCAAGGGGATCGAACCATGGGCATCTGGGAAAAAATGCCCGAGACGTTCCTGGCCGCGTTGGAGGGCGAGTTCGGGATTTCCGCGCCCCGCAGGCACGGTTTCGACACCATCGAGACCCTCCGAGCCATGCATCGCGGCCAGTGTCGGGCTTTCGTTGCCATGGGCGGCAACTTCCTTGCCGCCACGCCGGATACCACCGCCACGGAGACAGCCCTGCGTGGCTGCGAACTCACCGTGCAGATCTCGACCAAACTCAACCGATCGCACCTCGTACCGGGACGAACCGCGCTGATCCTCCCCACGCTCGGCCGGACCGAACGGGACACGCAGGGTACGGGGGACCAGTTCGTGACCGTCGAGGACTCCATGTCCGTCGTGCACGCATCCAGTGGGCGCCTGCAGCCGGCCTCGCCACATTTGTTGTCCGAGGTGGCCATCGTTTCAAGGCTGGCCCGCGGACTCCTCGGCCCCGATCATCCCGTGAGTTGGGAAAGCTTCGAACGCGACTACGACCGCGTCCGAGAACACATCGCCCATGTCGTGCCCGGCTGCGAAAACTACAACCAACGGGTTCGACACGCAGACGGGTTTGTGCTCCCCCACCCACCTCGAGACACCCGCACCTTTCCCACGGACACGGGCAAGGCCAACTTCACGGTCAACATTCCGGATCCGATCCATGTCCCCGACGGTCGGCTGTTGCTGCAGACACTCCGCAGCCATGATCAGTACAACACGACCATCTACGGTCTCTCCGACCGATACCGGGGTATCGAGGGTGGGCGAAGGATCATCATGGTCAACACCGCCGACATTGCCGAGTTCGGTTTTCACGACGGTGACGTGGTCGACGTGGTCTCGGAGTGGCGCGACGGCGGGAGAGTCGTCGAGGAGCGCCGCGCCGAAGCTTTCCGCCTTGTTGCCTACTCCACGCCCCGAGGCTGTGCGGCGGCCTACTATCCCGAAACCAACCCGCTCGTGCCGCTCGACGCGGTAGCCGACACATCCAATACTCCCACCTCCAAAGCCATCATCGTGCGCCTGGAACGCGTGTAGCGGGTGGATGGGCGGCAGCGTCGGGACAGAC
This Haloactinomyces albus DNA region includes the following protein-coding sequences:
- a CDS encoding FdhF/YdeP family oxidoreductase translates to MVRKKPGEDIDERSLTVTDPKRAAAGIQGVLTSLQRSVQQMGVARSAKALPLLNQSAGFDCPGCAWPDPRAADGDKRKMAEFCENGAKAVAEEATTRTIGPEFFAEHPVSELAQRTDYWLGQQGRITHPMILREGEDHYQAISWDEAFEVVADELNRLDSPEEAAFYTSGRTSNEAAFLYQLMVRSFGTNNLPDCSNMCHESSGAALNETIGIGKGSVSLTDIEHADLVLVVGQNPGTNHPRMLSSLEKVKRRSGRVVAVNPLPETGLMEFKNPQNLRGLVGDGTSLADEFAQIRVGGDLALFKALAALILQAEETAPGTVLDHDFLRRYTHGFTEFARQARHIDWDDVEDSTGLPRAQVERIATMLVNSERTVVCWAMGLTQHKQAVPTIREVVNVLLLRGMIGKSGAGVCPVRGHSNVQGDRTMGIWEKMPETFLAALEGEFGISAPRRHGFDTIETLRAMHRGQCRAFVAMGGNFLAATPDTTATETALRGCELTVQISTKLNRSHLVPGRTALILPTLGRTERDTQGTGDQFVTVEDSMSVVHASSGRLQPASPHLLSEVAIVSRLARGLLGPDHPVSWESFERDYDRVREHIAHVVPGCENYNQRVRHADGFVLPHPPRDTRTFPTDTGKANFTVNIPDPIHVPDGRLLLQTLRSHDQYNTTIYGLSDRYRGIEGGRRIIMVNTADIAEFGFHDGDVVDVVSEWRDGGRVVEERRAEAFRLVAYSTPRGCAAAYYPETNPLVPLDAVADTSNTPTSKAIIVRLERV